The genome window CTGCGGCCCCCAGGGCCAGGCTACCCAGGGCGCCGAGGCCCAGGGCTTTGACAAAATCGCGGCGGTCGGACATCAGTTGTTCCTCCGGTGGGGTAAGTGACAGGGCGTTATGTGTGGACCGGGAGTCCGGGATTGTACGATATTCTCTGGGGGAAAATATTACACACGCGGACCGGGTAAGGCAAAGGAAATACATCCGCCGGAGCGAGGCTAAGGTTTCTTGACGAAACCCCGCTGAAGATCGGGGAACTGTCTGAAAGCATGGCTGGTCAGCGAATCGAGGTATTCGTAATGGTGTGAGGCGACGGCAAAATCGAGCAGCTTGAGCCATTGCGCCTCGTTCAGTCCGGCGCTCTGGTAGTACCCGTATATTTTCGCCACGTTTTCCTGCTGTCCCAGCATGTTGTTGTAGCGCAGGAAAAACAGGATGTAATCGATGTTCATTTTGTCGAGCCGGGCCTTTTCCGTGTAGCGCTCTAACGGCAGGTTCATCTGGCCCAGCCACCAGGCCCGGTCCTCCTGCTCGTAGTAGGAGGTGCTCCTGCGCAGGGGGAACAGGTAGTAGTAGTTCGCGCTGTCGGGCTGCTCCAGCACGTCGAAAGCCGCCGCGGCCTTGATCCAGACCGTGGGGGTGGGTTTCAGGCGGTGGGCCTTTTCGTAGGCCGCGGCCTCGCGGGTGTAGAAAATGGTGCTGTCCGGCTGGCCCAGGCGCATGAACAGGACGCTGAGGTTGACCCTTCCCCGGAGGAACATTCTCCCCTGCGCCAGCTTGTTCTGCTCGATCGCCTCCCGCAGGAAACCCCGGTTCGCCAGTTCCTGGGCCAGGTTGGTCTTGCCGGTAGCGGTATGGATGTCCTGGCGGCGGACCCGTTGGATGAAACCCACTCCGCGGTTGATATCGGAGTTGATCCAGACCCAGAGCGCCCCGTGAAAGGCAACCGCCAGCCCGAGCGCCAGCAGCGGGTTACCCCGCAGACGACCGCCACCCTCGAAGAAGCGCAGCAGCACCCAGCCGGCCCAGGCCGAAGCCGGCACCGCGCAGAGGGACAGAAGGTCCCAGTCGCGCACACCCAGAAGCGGGTTGAGGCTGAACAGGAAAAAAACACCGCCCAGGGCCGCCAGGCTCAGGAACAGGAAAGTGAAGTCCAGCCGGGCACGGACCTCGCCCCAGGCCGCGGCCAGGGCGGGCAGGGCGATAAGCGCCGCTGGCGCGGCCAGGAGCATGAAATTGAGCTTTTCCCCCAGGTGGGAAAGGCTGAAAATGGTGTAAGGCACTATTTCGGGATCATTGTGCAGCAGTGGCACCAGCAGGTCCAGGCTGGCCGAGTGCAACAGGATCATGGCCAGCAGCGGCAGCGGGCAGAGGGCCAGGACCGCCAGGGACTGTTTCAGGCCCGTCTTTTCAGGGCCGCTGGGCCAGAGCCGCAGCAGCCAGAGAAACAGCAGCGAGGGCGCCAGCACCACCGCGCTGCGGTGGCTGAGGAAAGCCAGCCCGAAGATCAGGCTGACCTCCCAGGGCAGCTCGGTCCTGTATCTTCCGGAGGCGGCATACGCGGCCCCGGCCGCCAGAAAGAGCGCCGAGAAAAAGGCCAGTACGGTGTAGGTCTCGATATAGCCGCAGAAAAGCTGCAGGGCAGAGCTACCGGCCAGGATCAGGGTGAGCGCGGTCCGCTTGACCGGCTCCGCGGTCAGACGGCCGGCCAGGGACCAGAGGGCGAGGATAAAAAAGGGCAGAAGGGAGCAATGCAGCAGGTTGAACGCCAGCTCGCCGTCCGGCTTGCCCAGGCCGCTCAGGTACCAGAACACCTGATGATGCAGAACGTAGTCCAGTGGGCGGTCGGGTATAAGGTGGAACGGCCGGTGGATCACGTTCAGGTACAGCCAGCCGTCACCCATGAAATGGTTCCTGGAGCGGAAAGCCCAGCCCAGCAGGAACACCGCGCCCGAGAAAGCCGCCAGACAAGCCAGGCGCACGGGCGCGCCCGCCCGGGCCAGACGGTCGAAGACCCGCTGGAGCGCCCGCCCGGTGAGGCCGCCCTCCAGTCCGAGCAGGACCGCCAGGCAGAACAGCGCCCAAACCAGGAACACCACCCCGGCGGGTTTTCCCGCGGGCAACATCCCCCAGAGCCGGGGCAGGGGACAATAGATCGCCGCCCAACTCAGGCCGAGCCAGACCGCGAACATGAGCCAGGTAATCTTGCGCAACACGGGCCGAGCTGACACGGGACCACCCAGCGCTACGGTCTGTTCCAGAGAATGTCTTGACGGAAAGATACCGGGCCTTTACGGGCAAAGCCACGGAACATACCAGCCGTTTCAGGGGAGCGTTATCTCCCGTCCCTCGCGGGCGGCGCGGTAAATGCTGTCGATCACCAGGCCGGTGGCGCGTCCCTGCTCGCCGCTGACCACCGGGTCGCGGCCCTCCCACACGGCGTGGCAGAAATCGCGGATGATCGCCTCGTGCCCGCCGGTCTCGGTCACCGCCACGCCCGCCGCGCCCGCGCCGCTGTGGATCGCCTTCGCCGGCGCCACCGCGGGCGGGGTCACGCCCTCCATCTTCCAGTCCACCACCTCGTCGTTCACCGTGATAAAGGAGCCCCTCTCGGAGTGCAGCTCCATGCGCACCGGGAACCCGGGCGCGGTCACGGTGGAGGCGATGATCGTGCCGAACATCCCGTCCGGCCAGGTCAGCACCGCGGCGCCGTGGTCCTCCACCTCGATCCCGGTGTGGGCCAGCAGCGCGGTCTTGGCCATCACCGTGCGCGGCACGCCGAAGAACCAGGTCAGGGTGTCGACATTATGGCTGGCCTGCTGCATGAACGGCCCGCCACCATCCACCGCCAGGGTGCCGCGCCACTCGGCGCTGTCGTAGTAGCTCTGCGGGCGGAGGAACTTGACGAACAGGTCGGTGACATAGATTCTGCCGAACGCGCGGGAGTCTATCATCCGTTTCAGCTCGATGTTGGCCGGGCTCATGCGGCGCTGGAAACTCACCCCCAGGCGCACTCCGGCGGCGCGGCAGGCCGCGATCATCTCGTCCATCTTGGGCAGGGTCACATCCAGGGGCTTCTCGGTCAGCACATGCTTGCCCAGGGCGGCCGCGGCCAGGGTGTCACGGTGGTGAAGGCCGTTGGGCGTGGCCAGCATCACGGCGTCATAGGGCACTCCTACGCTCTCCAGGCCCACGGAGGAGGCCTCGAAACCGTTGGCCGCGGCGTATCTGGCCGCCCGCTCGGCGCTGCGGCTCACCACCGCCACGATCTCGGCCTCCTCCACGTTCGCCGCCGCCCGGACATAGGTGGTGGCGATATTGCCGGTCCCCACCAGAACGAACCTGAGCTTTTTCATGCCGATTCTCCGATCCTGTCAGAAATTAACCCTTGTCAGCCCCGGGCCGCCGCGGCAATGGCCTCGATGGCGTAACCCACGTTCAGCGCCGGCTGGTCCACATATTTGGGGAACATCCCCAGCACCACGCAGTCGCCGGGCTTGATATTGGCGTAGGTCCAGGCCAGGCGCTCCCGCACCGCCTCCTGGCTCGCGCAGTGACGTCCCGCTCCCAGCACCTTGTAAGCCAGGCACTGCTTACGCGTGG of bacterium contains these proteins:
- a CDS encoding Gfo/Idh/MocA family oxidoreductase, which produces MKKLRFVLVGTGNIATTYVRAAANVEEAEIVAVVSRSAERAARYAAANGFEASSVGLESVGVPYDAVMLATPNGLHHRDTLAAAALGKHVLTEKPLDVTLPKMDEMIAACRAAGVRLGVSFQRRMSPANIELKRMIDSRAFGRIYVTDLFVKFLRPQSYYDSAEWRGTLAVDGGGPFMQQASHNVDTLTWFFGVPRTVMAKTALLAHTGIEVEDHGAAVLTWPDGMFGTIIASTVTAPGFPVRMELHSERGSFITVNDEVVDWKMEGVTPPAVAPAKAIHSGAGAAGVAVTETGGHEAIIRDFCHAVWEGRDPVVSGEQGRATGLVIDSIYRAAREGREITLP